The Rhodospirillales bacterium genome includes the window TTTATCGCGTTGGAAGGCGGGGCGGCTAACCAGCCGCGCCTGAAACTGGATGCGGACACGCTTGCGCGCATCGATGTGGATCGGCGCTGCGGTCCCCGTTACGACATCGCGGAAATCATGCTTGAAAAGCAAGACCCGAAACTGGTCGCGGTCTTTGAAAACGCGGCGCAATGCGCCCACGCTATTCTGGCCGAAAATCACAACGCCGCCATTGCCGACGCCATTTTCGACATGGGCATGCAATACACGGTCGTTGCCGAAAACGCGCGCGCCGGCTACTGGCGTGACGCGCAACGGGCTTTTGCGCGGCAACCCTGACTTTCTTAAAAGAAAGTCAAGCCCTTTCAAAGTGTTGCAACCTGCTGTAGGGTAGACGACGATTAACCGGGTGATAACCTAAGACGGGTCATCCTTGAGGGGCCATGGACGATACGCGCCTGTGTCAGGGCATTTCCGAACTTTGCGATTCCTACACTGGGTACATTATCGACCAGTGGGGCGTGCTGCATGATGGGCGGCGCCCGTATGACGGCGCGATCGAGGCGCTGAAAGAGCTCAAAAGCCGCAAGAAACAGGTCGTTATTCTTTCCAATTCCGGCAAGCGCGCCGAGGATAATATCCGCCGGCTGGGCAATCTGGGATTCGACCCATCTCTGTTCGACCATGTCCTGACGTCGGGCGAAATTACATGGATGGGTCTGAAGGAGCGCAAGATCGGCGCGTTCGAGGGACTGGGCGATGCCTGCTATCTGATCTCGCGCGGGGGCGATGCGACGCTGGTCGACGGGTTGGGCTTGACGCTGGTCGACCGGCCCGAGGACGCAAGCTTCATTCTGGTTTCCGGTATGGACGACCCCGGCACGCCCGGTGCGCGCACGGTCGCCGATCTTGAACCCGTGCTGCGCGTGGGCGTGCAGCGCCGCTTGAGGATGATCTGCGCCAACCCGGATTTACAGGCGTTGATCGGCGCATCGACCCATGCCGGGGCAGGCGCGCTGGCCATGAGGTATGAGGAATTCGGCGGCGTCGTACGCTATATCGGCAAACCGTTCCCGCCCGCCTTCCGCCACGCGCAAAGCCTGTTCCACGACGTGCTGCCCTCGACCACCGTGGTCATCGGCGACTCCCTGCCTATGGACATCATGGGCGGCATCAACTGCGGGCTTGATACCTGTCTGGTGGCGACCGGCGTGCACGGCGCGTCCTTCCGCGGCGTCAAGTCGCGCGATGATTGTCACAAGGTTCTGCGTGCGCTGGGCACCAATTTTGGCGCCCGCCCGAATTTCTGGATTCCGAAATTCCACTGGGGCAAGGTCCTGCTGGACCGCAAGAACAAGCGCCGCCAAAAACGCGATTGAATCGTCATTGCAAGGCGGGCCGAAGGCCCGAGGTCTATTCTACCTGCACGCTCACATTGCGCGAAACGGTATAAGATTTCAGGTTGATGGTGCGCGTCACCGCGACCTCGCCGCTGTAAAGGCCGCTGCGCCAACCGATGAATCCGCGCGTGATCGTGGCATCGACGGGCACGCGCGGCGTGTCGTGCGCGGCGGTATAGGTTTCGTGAAAAATCGTCCGCCCGCGCGGGTCGCGTATGCGGGTTTCAACCTCGTCCCCCGCGCGCAGGCCCACGATCATCCCCCACAGCGATATGCGCCGCTCCTCGCGCTCGATGGCGGCGAAACGTGTCGCACGGCCCAGCGCGACCTGCTGTGCATCCATCGCCTGATTGGCGAATCCAAGCGCGGTGATCGCCGCGGGCTGATAGGTGTCGAATGGCGCGGGCATTTCGATTTCCGGCGCGATCCGTCCGCCGCACCCTTCCAGCGTCGTCGCCCCGGTCATCGGGTCGATGAAATATCCGCCGCGCCGCAAGGTGAAGGCAAGCTGGGGCCACAGCGCGACGCCCGACTGCCCGGCGGTGCCGATGACGTCGCCCTGCCGCACATGCTGACCCGGCTTGACCGTCACGCTGCCCCGGCGCAGATGGCAATAGGCGCTTTCGCTGCCGTCCGCATGTTTGATGACCACGCCGTTGCCGCACACCGGCGTGCCCTTGGCCAGTTGCCTTTTGCTGGCCGCGACCAGATCGGGCAGACCGTCATTCGCGTCCTTGACCACACCGTCGTCCACCGCGATCACCGCGGGCTTCAGGGCCAGCGACGTGACATCCGGCAACCCGATATGCAAGAACACGTCGCCGTCCTCGGCACCGGGGCCGCAGGTGTAATCGCGCGCCTGGCCCGGCGTGGCGTCGAGGTCCGGATAACCAAGGATAAAGCAGGTTTTTCCCGGCACGCAGGCCAGCGGAAACGCCCGCGCCCCGAAGGCGGGCCGGGGGGCGAGCAGGGGGGCAAGCACAAGCAGCCCCGTGAAAACCGCAACGCCTAAGGCGCTAAATCTTTTCATTCCCGCAAGTTTAGCGTAATTTCCGCGCTGAGAAACAGACATGATCACATTACTAGACCGGGCCAGCCGCCCATTGATGAACCGCATCCTGCGTACCTATGTCCGCCCCTACGCGCCATGGGTCGCGCAGGCCATGGTCTGGATGGTGGTCGGCGCGGGCATGTCCGCCGTCTTCGCGGCGCTGGTTCAGCCGGTTTTCGACGACGTGCTGGTTCATGCCCGCCGGCCCATGGTCCTGCCGCTGGCGTTCGGGGTGCTGACCTGTCTGGTCATGCGCGGGCTTGCCACGTATATGCAGACCGTGCTGATGAACCGCACCGGCCAGCACATCGTTTCCGACATCCAAAGCGACGTCTTTGGGCATCTGATGGGGCTGGATCTGGCGTATTTCCATCGCAACGCGTCGGGCACGCTGCTTTCGCGCATGACCGCCGATACCTCCGTGATGCGCATGGCGGTTGCCGAGGGGCTGACCAACCTTGGCAAGAACACCCTGACCCTGATCCTGCTGATCGGGGTGATGTTCTGGCGCGACTGGGTGCTGGCGCTGGCGGTCTTCGTTATTTTTCCGGTGACTTCGATCTTCGTTTCCAAGCTTGGCAAACGTCTGCGCAAACTCTCCCAGCGCACGCAGGAATCGGTTGCCGGCATGGCTGCCCTGCTGACCCAGACCTTTCAGGGCATCCGGCAGGTCAAGGCCTATGGCCGCGAGGGGTGGGAGGCCGCGCGGATGCGCGCAAGGATTGACGAGGTCCGCGATCTCAACATCAAAAACGTGCGCACCGGCACCATCAACGCGCCGGTCAACGACGTGCTGGTCGGCCTGTGCATGTTCGGGCTGATCTGTTATGGCGCACAGCAGGTGCGCCTCGAACACCTGACGGCGGGGGAACTGACTTCCTTCATCACCGCCTTCCTGATGTCCTACGAACCGATGAAGCGCATCGCCAAGCTGAACAACACGCTTCAGATTGGCCTTGGCGCCGCTGCACGCGTGTTCGAGGTGATCGACACCAAGCCCGCAATCCGCGAATCCGGCGGCGTGACGCCGCCGCTTGCGCTGCCTGAAATCCGCTTCGATTGCGTGAATTTCGCCTATGACGGTGCCGAAGGCCCGGCCCTGAACAACGCCAGCCTGACCGCCGCCGCAGGCAAGGTCACCGCGCTGGTCGGTCCGTCTGGCGGTGGGAAATCGACGATCCTGAACCTTATCCTGCGTTTTTATGATGTGAACGCGGGCGCGGTCCGCGTCGACGGGCACGACGTGCGCGAACTCGATGCCGGGTATTTGCGCCGCCATATCGCGCTGGTTTCGCAGGAGGTGACGATTTTTGACGACAGCGCGCTGGCCAATATCGCCTATGGCCGCGACGGCGCCACCGAGGAGGAGGTCGTCGCCGCCGCCCGTGCCGCCCATGCCCATGAATTTATCAGCCGCCTGCCGCACGGCTATGCAACGCGGCTGGGCGAAAACGGCGTCTCGCTTTCGGGCGGCCAGCGCCAGCGCATCGCATTGGCCCGCGCTTTCCTCAAGGACGCGCCCATCCTGCTGCTGGACGAGGCGACCTCGGCGCTGGACAGCGAATCGGAAGGCTATGTGCAGGATTCGCTCCGTCGTCTGGAAAAGGGTCGTACCACACTGGTGATCGCGCACCGCCTGTCCACCGTCCTGCATGCCGACCGCATCCTGCTGGTGGCAGGCGGGCGGATTGCCGAGGAGGGGACGCACGAAACGCTTTTGGCCAAAGGCGGGCAGTATGCGGCGCTTTATTCCCGTAATCAATTAACGGAATCGGCCGCCGCATGAAAAACTTGGCGTGGGGGTTAGGATTTGCTGTGATGATCGCTGCGATGACCGCCGCGCTGGCCGCCCTGCTGATGACTGCCGAAGCCCGTTCCGAGGGCATGACCGATATTGCGATCATGCGCGCCGACGGCAGCAAGACGTCCTTTTCCGTCGAACTGGCGACCGACCCCGAATCTCGTGAACGCGGCCTGATGTTCCGACGCAAGCTTGCGCGCGAAAACGGCATGTTGTTCGTGTATGACGAACCGGGCCGCCGCGCCTTCTGGATGAAGGACACCTACATTCCGCTGGATATGCTGTTTTTCAAGAAGAACGGCGAACTGGTCTATATCCATCCGAACGCCGCCCCGCGCGTGCTGGACCCCGTCGACCCGCATCGTGACGATATCTGCGCGGTGCTTGAAATCACAGGGGGCGAGGCGGCGCGCCGCCGCATCCGTGTCGGCGACCGTTTGGTCCTCAAAGGCGGCGCCAGCGCCTGCAAAAACGCGAAGTAATCTTGCCGTTCGTCAGCCCTTCGCGTAGAAAGCAAGGGTCCGGCGGCGGGGTGTAGCGCAGCCCGGTAGCGCGCCTGCTTTGGGAGCAGGATGTCGCAGGTTCAAATCCTGTCACCCCGACCACCCTTCGCCCTTATGGGTTTCGGGGGGTTTACGCCGCAAAAGCGATTAGCGGCAAGGTCTTTTCATCAGGAGTGCTGTACGTCATGAAAGTCCGCATCTATCAACCTGCCAGATCCGCCACGCAGTCGGGCCGTGCCCGTCTTGGCCTGTGGGTGCTGGAATACGAACGTGAAACGAAACGCGGGCCCGAGCCTTTGATGGGCTGGACCGCGTCGGGCGACACGCTCAATCAGGTTACGTTGGAGTTTCCAACGCGGGAGGAAGCGGTCGCCTATGCCGAACGCAAGGGCTGGGAATACACGGCGGGCCAGCCGC containing:
- a CDS encoding TIGR01459 family HAD-type hydrolase, producing the protein MDDTRLCQGISELCDSYTGYIIDQWGVLHDGRRPYDGAIEALKELKSRKKQVVILSNSGKRAEDNIRRLGNLGFDPSLFDHVLTSGEITWMGLKERKIGAFEGLGDACYLISRGGDATLVDGLGLTLVDRPEDASFILVSGMDDPGTPGARTVADLEPVLRVGVQRRLRMICANPDLQALIGASTHAGAGALAMRYEEFGGVVRYIGKPFPPAFRHAQSLFHDVLPSTTVVIGDSLPMDIMGGINCGLDTCLVATGVHGASFRGVKSRDDCHKVLRALGTNFGARPNFWIPKFHWGKVLLDRKNKRRQKRD
- a CDS encoding M23 family metallopeptidase, coding for MKRFSALGVAVFTGLLVLAPLLAPRPAFGARAFPLACVPGKTCFILGYPDLDATPGQARDYTCGPGAEDGDVFLHIGLPDVTSLALKPAVIAVDDGVVKDANDGLPDLVAASKRQLAKGTPVCGNGVVIKHADGSESAYCHLRRGSVTVKPGQHVRQGDVIGTAGQSGVALWPQLAFTLRRGGYFIDPMTGATTLEGCGGRIAPEIEMPAPFDTYQPAAITALGFANQAMDAQQVALGRATRFAAIEREERRISLWGMIVGLRAGDEVETRIRDPRGRTIFHETYTAAHDTPRVPVDATITRGFIGWRSGLYSGEVAVTRTINLKSYTVSRNVSVQVE
- a CDS encoding ABC transporter ATP-binding protein, whose product is MITLLDRASRPLMNRILRTYVRPYAPWVAQAMVWMVVGAGMSAVFAALVQPVFDDVLVHARRPMVLPLAFGVLTCLVMRGLATYMQTVLMNRTGQHIVSDIQSDVFGHLMGLDLAYFHRNASGTLLSRMTADTSVMRMAVAEGLTNLGKNTLTLILLIGVMFWRDWVLALAVFVIFPVTSIFVSKLGKRLRKLSQRTQESVAGMAALLTQTFQGIRQVKAYGREGWEAARMRARIDEVRDLNIKNVRTGTINAPVNDVLVGLCMFGLICYGAQQVRLEHLTAGELTSFITAFLMSYEPMKRIAKLNNTLQIGLGAAARVFEVIDTKPAIRESGGVTPPLALPEIRFDCVNFAYDGAEGPALNNASLTAAAGKVTALVGPSGGGKSTILNLILRFYDVNAGAVRVDGHDVRELDAGYLRRHIALVSQEVTIFDDSALANIAYGRDGATEEEVVAAARAAHAHEFISRLPHGYATRLGENGVSLSGGQRQRIALARAFLKDAPILLLDEATSALDSESEGYVQDSLRRLEKGRTTLVIAHRLSTVLHADRILLVAGGRIAEEGTHETLLAKGGQYAALYSRNQLTESAAA
- a CDS encoding DUF192 domain-containing protein; amino-acid sequence: MIAAMTAALAALLMTAEARSEGMTDIAIMRADGSKTSFSVELATDPESRERGLMFRRKLARENGMLFVYDEPGRRAFWMKDTYIPLDMLFFKKNGELVYIHPNAAPRVLDPVDPHRDDICAVLEITGGEAARRRIRVGDRLVLKGGASACKNAK
- a CDS encoding ETC complex I subunit, yielding MKVRIYQPARSATQSGRARLGLWVLEYERETKRGPEPLMGWTASGDTLNQVTLEFPTREEAVAYAERKGWEYTAGQPHPRIVTPRNYVDNFKYRPAGKSES